From the Patescibacteria group bacterium genome, one window contains:
- the dnaJ gene encoding molecular chaperone DnaJ codes for MKDYYKILGVTKNATEDDIKKAYRKLAHKYHPDKGGDAARFKEVAEAYQVLSDMDKKAQYDKFGRVFEGAPGAGFGGFQWGWGTPHEHDADEFSEGFGVDFDIGEIFEDFFGQKTTKDIKSGRDIEVELTIPLEATVKGKEEVINLSKLVTCIRCQGVGAEPSTKVKECFSCRGQGQVQQIKRTVFGSFTRVGLCPECKGEGLIPEHSCNVCKGEGRIQGEDSIKVQIPPGVDSSQILKIAGKGDVGRRKGKVGDLYIRVFVKPHSVFKRKGDDLYVKMPILFSQAALGDEIEVPTIEGTKILLTIPQGIESGKTLRVLGKGIPHFSGLGRGNMLVEIDVVTPKKLTKEQKELLERLKNQGL; via the coding sequence ATGAAGGATTACTATAAAATTCTTGGCGTTACAAAAAACGCCACAGAAGATGACATTAAAAAGGCCTACCGGAAGTTGGCCCACAAGTATCACCCAGACAAAGGCGGTGACGCAGCACGTTTCAAAGAGGTTGCTGAGGCCTACCAGGTGCTTTCAGATATGGACAAGAAAGCCCAGTACGACAAGTTTGGCAGAGTGTTTGAAGGGGCTCCAGGTGCGGGATTTGGAGGTTTTCAGTGGGGTTGGGGAACCCCTCATGAGCATGACGCAGACGAGTTTTCGGAGGGTTTTGGTGTTGACTTTGACATTGGAGAAATCTTTGAAGATTTCTTTGGTCAAAAAACCACAAAAGACATAAAAAGCGGGCGAGACATTGAGGTTGAGCTTACAATACCTTTGGAAGCAACCGTCAAAGGAAAAGAAGAGGTTATTAACCTTTCAAAGCTTGTAACCTGCATCAGGTGCCAGGGAGTAGGAGCCGAACCCTCAACCAAAGTCAAAGAGTGCTTTTCTTGTAGGGGACAAGGACAGGTGCAGCAGATTAAAAGAACCGTGTTCGGCTCTTTTACTAGGGTTGGTTTGTGTCCTGAATGTAAGGGAGAAGGGTTAATCCCAGAACATTCCTGCAACGTATGCAAGGGAGAAGGAAGGATTCAGGGAGAAGATAGCATTAAGGTACAGATTCCCCCGGGAGTGGATAGCAGCCAGATTCTTAAGATTGCAGGAAAAGGAGACGTGGGAAGAAGAAAAGGGAAAGTAGGGGATTTATACATTCGAGTGTTTGTAAAGCCCCATAGCGTGTTCAAAAGAAAAGGGGATGATCTGTATGTAAAAATGCCAATCTTGTTTTCGCAAGCCGCCTTGGGAGACGAGATTGAAGTTCCAACCATTGAGGGAACCAAGATTCTCTTAACCATTCCCCAAGGTATTGAATCTGGCAAGACATTGCGAGTTTTAGGCAAAGGTATTCCTCATTTCTCTGGTTTAGGCCGCGGCAACATGCTAGTTGAGATTGATGTTGTCACCCCAAAGAAACTCACCAAAGAGCAAAAAGAGCTCTTGGAGCGCTTGAAAAATCAAGGACTTTAG
- the dnaK gene encoding molecular chaperone DnaK: MAKVLGIDLGTTFSAMAVIEGGEPKIIENREGARTTPSVVAQAKNGEILVGVQARRQQITNPQNTISQVKRLIGRRFSDAVVQKDKKLLPYNIREGQDGGVEIKLGEKWLKPAEISAMVLRKLKVDAEEKLGEKITEAIITVPAYFDDSQRKETKVAGEIAGLEVKRVLNEPTAAALAYGLNKKKDERIVVYDFGGGTFDISILEVSQDTIEVKATGGDTHLGGEDFDQKIMNWLVEQYHKEEGIDLSKDPLALQRLKEAAEKAKIELSSSMETEVNLPFITSDSSGPKHLYFKMTRAQLESLVQEYIDKSITLVEQTLKEAKVVAKEIDEIVLVGGQTRMPAIQEAAKKLFGKDPNRSINPDEVVALGAAVQGGILHGEVKDVLLLDVTPLSLGIETLGGVNTILIAKNTTIPTAKSQVFSTAADNQTSVEVHVVQGERQMAKDNKSLGRFILDSIPPAARGVPQVEVVFDIDANGILNVTAKDKASGKTQTIRIEGSSGISKEEAERMRKEAEAHEEEDKKRRELVEARNMADSLIYTVGKTLKDAGDKIAPQDKKDVEEKLDALKKVKDGETIEEIQKATEELSQAIQKIGASMYQQQESEEKKNGKEKPEEGKYREK; the protein is encoded by the coding sequence ATGGCAAAAGTATTAGGCATTGACCTTGGAACAACGTTCTCTGCTATGGCAGTAATTGAGGGTGGAGAACCAAAAATCATTGAAAACCGGGAAGGAGCAAGAACCACTCCTTCTGTGGTGGCACAAGCTAAGAATGGGGAGATCTTGGTTGGGGTGCAGGCAAGACGCCAGCAGATAACCAACCCTCAAAACACTATCTCTCAGGTAAAGAGGTTAATTGGAAGGAGGTTTTCTGATGCTGTCGTACAAAAAGATAAGAAGCTTCTGCCCTACAATATACGAGAAGGCCAGGATGGGGGAGTAGAAATCAAGCTGGGGGAGAAATGGCTGAAGCCAGCTGAGATCTCTGCCATGGTGCTGCGCAAACTAAAAGTTGATGCAGAAGAAAAGCTGGGAGAGAAGATTACAGAAGCCATCATTACCGTACCAGCCTACTTTGACGATAGCCAGAGAAAGGAAACCAAGGTGGCAGGAGAGATTGCAGGCCTGGAAGTAAAGCGAGTGTTGAACGAGCCCACGGCGGCAGCCTTGGCCTATGGTTTAAATAAGAAAAAGGATGAGCGTATTGTGGTGTATGACTTTGGCGGCGGAACCTTTGACATCTCCATTTTAGAAGTTTCCCAGGACACCATTGAGGTGAAAGCCACAGGAGGAGATACCCACCTTGGGGGAGAGGACTTTGACCAAAAGATTATGAACTGGCTGGTGGAGCAGTACCACAAGGAAGAGGGTATTGATCTTTCCAAAGACCCTTTAGCTTTACAGCGCTTGAAAGAGGCGGCAGAAAAAGCAAAGATTGAACTTTCCTCGTCCATGGAGACCGAAGTTAATCTTCCCTTTATCACCTCTGACAGTTCTGGTCCAAAGCACCTGTATTTTAAAATGACGAGAGCCCAGCTGGAAAGTTTGGTGCAAGAGTATATCGACAAGTCTATTACCCTAGTGGAGCAAACCTTAAAAGAAGCTAAGGTTGTGGCAAAAGAGATTGACGAAATTGTCTTGGTAGGGGGGCAGACCCGCATGCCAGCCATCCAAGAAGCAGCAAAAAAGCTGTTTGGCAAAGATCCCAACCGCTCCATTAACCCAGATGAGGTGGTTGCCTTGGGAGCTGCAGTGCAAGGCGGAATCTTGCATGGAGAAGTAAAAGACGTTCTCTTGTTAGACGTGACTCCCTTGTCTTTGGGTATTGAGACCCTGGGCGGGGTAAACACCATTTTGATTGCCAAAAATACCACCATTCCCACAGCAAAGTCGCAGGTGTTTTCTACTGCGGCAGACAATCAGACTTCAGTTGAGGTTCATGTGGTGCAGGGAGAGCGCCAAATGGCAAAAGACAACAAGTCTCTGGGCAGGTTCATTTTAGACAGCATTCCTCCGGCTGCCAGAGGAGTTCCCCAGGTTGAGGTGGTATTTGACATTGATGCCAACGGTATCTTAAATGTTACTGCCAAAGACAAGGCGTCTGGTAAAACCCAGACCATCCGCATTGAAGGGTCTTCTGGCATTTCTAAAGAGGAGGCAGAGCGCATGCGTAAGGAAGCTGAGGCACATGAAGAAGAAGACAAAAAAAGAAGGGAGTTGGTGGAAGCACGGAACATGGCAGACTCTTTAATCTATACCGTGGGAAAGACCCTAAAAGATGCTGGAGACAAGATTGCACCACAAGACAAGAAGGATGTGGAAGAAAAGCTTGACGCCCTCAAAAAAGTGAAGGATGGTGAAACAATAGAGGAGATTCAAAAAGCCACCGAGGAGCTTTCCCAGGCGATCCAAAAGATTGGGGCCTCCATGTATCAACAGCAGGAGTCAGAGGAGAAAAAGAATGGCAAAGAAAAACCGGAAGAAGGAAAGTATCGTGAGAAATAA
- a CDS encoding nucleotide exchange factor GrpE, translated as MEQKDIEKLQKKIKELQKEKEEFLAGWQRAKADLVNYKKEERQRLQGLMEYVRGEFLASLLPTVDNLERAEKELKDEERNSKLVQGFLQIAKQLKDFLYSQGVKEIEAEGKNFNPALHEAVGMVQGEKPGKVVEVVEKGYTIKDILLRPAKVKVVR; from the coding sequence ATGGAACAAAAAGATATTGAAAAACTACAAAAGAAGATAAAAGAGCTTCAAAAAGAGAAAGAAGAGTTTCTGGCAGGATGGCAGCGAGCTAAGGCGGACCTTGTAAACTACAAGAAAGAAGAGAGACAGCGGTTGCAGGGTTTGATGGAATATGTCAGAGGAGAATTCCTTGCCTCCCTTCTTCCCACGGTGGACAACTTAGAACGGGCAGAAAAGGAACTAAAGGACGAAGAGAGAAACAGCAAGCTTGTTCAAGGGTTTTTGCAGATAGCAAAGCAGTTAAAAGACTTTCTTTACAGCCAGGGAGTAAAAGAGATTGAAGCAGAGGGAAAGAACTTTAACCCTGCCCTGCACGAAGCAGTAGGCATGGTTCAAGGAGAAAAACCGGGCAAGGTGGTAGAGGTGGTAGAAAAAGGATATACCATAAAAGACATATTACTAAGACCAGCTAAAGTAAAGGTTGTTCGATGA
- a CDS encoding magnesium transporter CorA family protein — protein MRNIIEHGGITWVDIQDPTKEDVEYLRESFHLHPVVLEQIIPPSWGTRVEQFASNLFLVLFFPIYSKERKETRPRELDIIVTSNALITNHYSSILPLKAMFDECNLYEDLKEQHMGKGVGLLLYRVLHTILEDTGKKTGKVDRKLILIEESIFKGKEREMLTEISLAKADIINLWRIVRPQKGVFTSLRDNAASFFDGEHYTPYFSHLRNHWARIMSTLIIAKETINSLEQTNNALLTDKTNEIVKLLTIFSVIVFPLSLIAAIFGMNTKVLPLVGLPGDFWIITAIMGVGILFMIAFFKKKKWI, from the coding sequence ATGCGGAATATCATTGAACACGGAGGAATCACCTGGGTGGATATCCAAGATCCCACCAAAGAGGATGTGGAGTATTTGAGAGAGAGCTTTCATCTCCACCCCGTAGTACTAGAACAAATCATTCCTCCCTCCTGGGGAACCAGAGTAGAGCAGTTTGCCTCCAATCTCTTTTTGGTGCTGTTCTTTCCCATATACAGCAAAGAGCGCAAAGAAACACGTCCCAGAGAACTTGACATTATTGTTACCAGCAACGCTCTTATCACAAACCACTATAGCTCCATCTTGCCTTTAAAAGCCATGTTTGACGAGTGCAACCTGTATGAAGACTTAAAAGAACAGCACATGGGAAAGGGAGTGGGTCTTTTGCTTTACCGCGTGCTCCACACAATCTTGGAGGACACGGGAAAAAAGACAGGCAAGGTTGACCGCAAACTCATCCTTATTGAAGAATCCATTTTTAAGGGCAAGGAACGAGAAATGTTAACAGAAATCTCCCTTGCAAAAGCAGACATCATCAATCTCTGGCGCATCGTGCGCCCCCAAAAGGGAGTATTCACTTCACTTCGCGACAATGCAGCTAGTTTCTTTGACGGAGAGCACTACACTCCGTACTTCTCGCACCTGCGCAACCATTGGGCCCGCATCATGAGCACCCTCATTATTGCAAAAGAAACTATCAATTCTCTTGAGCAGACCAACAACGCCCTTTTAACAGACAAGACCAATGAGATTGTAAAGCTGCTCACCATTTTCTCGGTCATTGTCTTTCCCTTATCCTTAATTGCTGCCATATTTGGAATGAACACCAAGGTTCTCCCCTTGGTGGGACTCCCCGGAGACTTTTGGATTATCACTGCCATCATGGGAGTTGGCATCCTCTTTATGATTGCCTTTTTCAAAAAGAAAAAGTGGATCTAG
- a CDS encoding FtsQ-type POTRA domain-containing protein: MRKPMRFKRKKKRVSFLKLRSFWYATGVLFFLTFLFYAVVFSSWLEIKEVQVEGAQEVKKEHILAALGEKLWWNWFGIPTNSILLFDGTGAGELLSYKFPLLRAVFVKRSFPQTIVVSVEERVQVGTWCVSLKAGEESLCFALDKEGIAFKEVEAGEGYTLFSSKEASQVALGKESLNLQLLSTLLDFREAFLSAGEPMHVILAAFEIGRAGQVEGVTQEGWKIRLDTEESMEWQQTKLQLVLEQKIPPEKRGELKYIDLRFGDQAYIKYQD, encoded by the coding sequence ATGAGAAAACCCATGCGTTTTAAAAGAAAAAAGAAGCGAGTGTCATTTTTGAAATTGCGGTCCTTTTGGTATGCGACGGGTGTTCTTTTTTTTCTTACCTTTCTTTTTTACGCCGTAGTATTTTCTTCCTGGCTGGAAATCAAAGAGGTTCAAGTTGAGGGAGCACAGGAAGTCAAAAAAGAGCATATCCTTGCTGCTCTGGGTGAGAAGTTGTGGTGGAACTGGTTTGGCATTCCCACAAACAGTATTCTGCTCTTTGACGGCACGGGAGCAGGAGAATTGCTATCTTATAAGTTTCCTTTGCTCAGAGCGGTTTTTGTGAAGCGCTCCTTTCCGCAGACCATTGTCGTTTCAGTAGAAGAGCGGGTGCAGGTGGGGACGTGGTGCGTGTCTCTTAAGGCAGGCGAGGAAAGCTTGTGTTTTGCACTAGATAAAGAAGGCATTGCTTTCAAGGAGGTGGAGGCTGGAGAAGGTTATACCTTGTTTAGTTCCAAGGAAGCTTCCCAGGTTGCATTAGGCAAGGAATCCCTGAACCTTCAGCTTCTTTCCACTCTGTTGGATTTTCGAGAGGCCTTCCTTTCAGCAGGCGAGCCCATGCACGTTATTCTTGCTGCCTTTGAGATTGGGCGCGCAGGACAAGTGGAGGGTGTGACTCAGGAAGGATGGAAGATACGCTTGGATACGGAGGAAAGCATGGAATGGCAGCAAACAAAGCTGCAGCTTGTGTTGGAACAAAAAATCCCCCCGGAGAAAAGAGGGGAGCTTAAATACATTGATCTTCGTTTTGGGGACCAGGCCTACATTAAGTACCAAGACTAG
- a CDS encoding peptidoglycan bridge formation glycyltransferase FemA/FemB family protein → MEIKKVTNKEEWEGFLQGCRDKTFLQSWNWGEFQKLIRGRVWRLGVYEEENLVAVSLVVKVVARRGTFLLLPHGPVTKPGEQRKEAILSALLPFLKDVALKEKASFIRFNPIWERVEENVQLFRKAGFKDAPSQMHPEASWKLDITLDLEELLSQMRKTTRYLIRQAAKNQDITIERSSSRVDVELFSRMHEKVSRRQAFVPFSLEYLQGEFEAFSKDNQVLLFLAKYKSNVAAASFVVFWSGIGFYHHAVSLPEFAKLSLSYLLLWEALKEAKRRGCVLYDFWGYVDPKTQPKHPWAGPTLFKQGFGGEAKLYVKTQDYPVSLKYWFTAFFETVRRIRRHL, encoded by the coding sequence ATGGAGATTAAGAAGGTTACAAACAAGGAAGAATGGGAAGGGTTTTTGCAAGGATGTCGTGATAAGACCTTTTTGCAGTCTTGGAACTGGGGCGAGTTCCAGAAACTCATACGGGGGCGTGTATGGCGCTTGGGAGTGTATGAGGAGGAAAACCTTGTTGCAGTTTCCCTTGTGGTGAAGGTTGTAGCCCGCCGGGGAACTTTCTTGCTCTTGCCTCATGGTCCGGTGACAAAACCAGGGGAACAGAGAAAGGAGGCAATACTCTCTGCTCTGCTTCCTTTTTTGAAAGACGTTGCCTTAAAAGAAAAGGCAAGCTTTATTCGTTTTAACCCCATTTGGGAGAGGGTAGAGGAAAACGTGCAGCTTTTCAGGAAAGCTGGATTCAAAGATGCTCCTTCACAAATGCACCCTGAAGCTTCTTGGAAGTTAGATATTACTCTTGACCTAGAGGAGTTACTGTCTCAGATGCGAAAGACCACACGCTATCTTATTCGCCAGGCAGCAAAGAACCAGGACATTACCATTGAACGGAGCAGCAGCAGAGTTGATGTTGAACTCTTTTCTCGCATGCATGAGAAAGTTTCAAGGCGGCAGGCCTTTGTCCCTTTTTCTTTGGAGTACTTACAAGGTGAGTTTGAAGCATTTTCAAAAGACAATCAGGTTCTTTTGTTTCTCGCAAAGTACAAAAGCAATGTGGCAGCTGCTTCCTTTGTGGTGTTTTGGTCTGGCATTGGATTCTATCATCACGCAGTCTCTCTGCCGGAATTTGCAAAGCTTTCTTTGTCTTATCTGTTATTATGGGAAGCTTTAAAAGAGGCAAAGAGAAGAGGGTGTGTGCTGTATGATTTTTGGGGATACGTTGACCCAAAGACGCAGCCAAAGCATCCTTGGGCAGGACCCACGCTTTTCAAACAGGGATTTGGAGGAGAGGCAAAGCTTTATGTGAAGACCCAGGATTACCCAGTGAGCTTAAAATATTGGTTCACCGCATTTTTTGAAACTGTCAGAAGAATAAGAAGACATCTTTGA
- a CDS encoding aminotransferase class I/II-fold pyridoxal phosphate-dependent enzyme, with protein MIRPISISLSPNTETDDILAAFALLFQPWRWQKGGQTPLLEEEFREYLGVEYAFAFNSGRSAFLAILESLGLKKGDEILIQAFTCNAVPNPILWSGLKPVYVDCKEDYNMSPEDLKKKITPHTKAVLVQHTFGAPADMDKIQEICSKHNLVLLEDCAHALGAEYKGRKVGTFGKASFFSFSRDKVISSVYGGMVVTNDAPLAESMREFQKKVGYPFLLWIFQQLLHPVIMNWRILPLYGIGGKYTLRIAQYLHVLSKAVHKKEKRGEKPGYFPKALPNALALLARKQLRKLERFNEHRRQIAQKYVQALSHTQYQILDTKYQEGNIYLRFPLRHVKAHEIIKRAWRQNLLLGDWYTTPIAPYDTQIEKMGYEWGSCPKAEELAKTTLNLPTHIRISEKEVNTIIQFLLNEI; from the coding sequence ATGATTCGCCCCATTTCCATTTCCTTGTCTCCCAATACTGAGACAGATGATATTCTGGCTGCTTTCGCGTTGTTATTTCAGCCGTGGAGATGGCAAAAGGGGGGTCAGACCCCCCTTTTGGAGGAGGAGTTTCGGGAGTATTTGGGGGTGGAATATGCGTTTGCATTTAACAGTGGCAGGTCTGCCTTTCTTGCTATCTTAGAATCTTTGGGGCTTAAAAAAGGAGACGAAATTCTTATTCAAGCTTTCACCTGCAATGCAGTACCCAATCCTATACTTTGGTCCGGTTTGAAACCCGTGTACGTTGACTGTAAAGAGGACTACAACATGTCTCCTGAGGATCTTAAAAAAAAGATTACCCCACACACAAAGGCAGTGTTGGTGCAGCATACCTTTGGCGCGCCAGCTGATATGGACAAGATTCAAGAAATTTGTAGCAAACACAACCTTGTTCTCCTGGAAGATTGTGCCCATGCCCTGGGGGCAGAATACAAAGGTAGAAAAGTTGGCACGTTTGGGAAAGCTTCTTTTTTCAGTTTCTCAAGAGATAAGGTGATTTCTTCTGTGTATGGAGGAATGGTTGTCACAAACGATGCTCCGCTTGCAGAGAGTATGAGGGAGTTTCAGAAAAAAGTTGGGTATCCTTTTTTACTTTGGATTTTTCAGCAGTTGCTTCATCCAGTTATCATGAACTGGAGGATTCTGCCTCTGTATGGAATTGGAGGCAAGTACACGCTTCGTATTGCCCAATACCTCCATGTTCTTTCTAAGGCAGTCCACAAAAAAGAGAAAAGGGGCGAGAAACCAGGATATTTCCCCAAGGCACTCCCCAATGCGCTGGCGCTTTTGGCAAGAAAACAATTGAGAAAACTGGAACGTTTCAATGAACACCGAAGACAGATTGCTCAAAAATATGTTCAAGCCCTATCTCATACTCAATACCAAATACTAGATACGAAATACCAGGAAGGAAATATTTACCTTCGATTTCCCTTGCGGCATGTAAAGGCCCACGAGATCATCAAAAGGGCATGGCGGCAAAATCTGCTTTTGGGAGATTGGTACACGACTCCCATAGCTCCTTATGATACTCAAATAGAGAAGATGGGATACGAGTGGGGGAGCTGTCCTAAGGCAGAGGAACTTGCCAAGACTACGCTTAACCTCCCCACGCACATTCGCATTTCAGAAAAAGAAGTAAACACTATTATCCAGTTTCTCCTAAACGAGATTTAA
- a CDS encoding UDP-N-acetylmuramoyl-tripeptide--D-alanyl-D-alanine ligase, giving the protein MILLLSFFWYIRTARALFFTLYLWQLKEYHIGRFLAHFRTAKGKRLLFHPFVAAKLALLVLWFFQPVTAAFLLLVLYIGETILFFRAANTKTLLFPVLTRKTTVLMFSLLFLQSVFLAGTLLYILDSPFLALLLFDVLSLLIGSLVVLLWQPYTIFERSRVLRRATQKRAKLKNLKVVGITGSYGKTSTKEFLAHILGKKFIVLKTPEHKNSEMGIAHTILYNLTDEHQVFVCEMGAYSKGGIKLLANMAKPTIGIVTGVNEQHLGVFGSEMSLFSAEGGGELVQSLPQEGVLILNDDSRQLHELGPWLQLWNPNFANYVWCSAKTQKDFFARDVVVAKDQVSFTMAGKNEKEAKVVLPLVGKHNVENVLLAAATAEVLGMSIQEIAEALRDVPAEVGVMLLKKGKQGIEILDSSYSANPTGVFAALEHIKLWEGKKIMVMPSLIELGSASSTLHVQIGRKIGEVCDMAIITTQDEFPALLKGAKEKGMKEKDMFLSENPKEIAEKILKIAKKEDVVLLEGRIPAGILPLLEV; this is encoded by the coding sequence ATGATACTTCTTCTTTCTTTCTTTTGGTATATAAGAACTGCGAGAGCCCTCTTTTTTACCTTGTACCTTTGGCAGTTAAAAGAGTACCACATAGGGCGGTTCTTGGCGCATTTTCGTACTGCAAAAGGGAAACGCCTACTCTTCCATCCCTTTGTTGCAGCAAAGCTTGCCTTACTTGTGTTGTGGTTCTTTCAGCCAGTGACGGCAGCATTTTTGCTACTGGTCTTGTATATTGGAGAAACTATACTGTTTTTCCGTGCCGCAAATACAAAGACATTGCTTTTCCCGGTACTTACAAGAAAGACCACAGTTCTTATGTTCTCTCTACTCTTTTTGCAATCCGTGTTTTTAGCCGGCACACTTTTGTATATTCTTGATTCCCCGTTTCTTGCCCTGCTTCTTTTTGATGTGTTGTCTTTGCTGATTGGTTCTTTGGTGGTGCTTTTATGGCAACCCTACACCATATTTGAGAGAAGCAGAGTCCTCAGGCGCGCAACGCAAAAGAGAGCAAAGCTCAAAAACCTCAAGGTGGTTGGAATTACCGGGAGCTACGGAAAAACCTCAACCAAAGAGTTCTTGGCACACATTCTGGGAAAGAAGTTTATTGTTTTAAAAACCCCAGAGCACAAAAACTCTGAAATGGGTATTGCCCATACCATTTTGTATAACCTTACCGACGAGCACCAGGTATTTGTATGTGAGATGGGGGCGTACAGCAAAGGAGGTATAAAACTGTTAGCTAATATGGCAAAGCCTACCATAGGTATTGTAACGGGAGTGAACGAACAGCACCTGGGTGTATTTGGGTCTGAAATGAGCCTGTTTTCAGCTGAAGGAGGAGGAGAATTGGTGCAGTCTTTGCCACAAGAGGGGGTTTTAATCCTCAACGATGATTCAAGACAACTGCACGAACTTGGGCCTTGGCTGCAGTTGTGGAATCCCAATTTTGCCAACTATGTGTGGTGTTCTGCAAAAACCCAAAAGGACTTTTTTGCAAGAGACGTTGTTGTCGCAAAAGATCAAGTCAGCTTCACCATGGCAGGAAAGAACGAAAAAGAGGCAAAGGTAGTCCTTCCTTTGGTAGGGAAACACAACGTGGAAAATGTGCTCTTGGCAGCTGCGACAGCCGAGGTTCTTGGCATGAGTATACAAGAGATAGCAGAGGCGCTGCGCGATGTTCCGGCAGAAGTAGGTGTCATGCTGCTTAAAAAGGGAAAGCAAGGCATTGAGATTCTGGACTCCAGCTACTCGGCTAATCCTACCGGAGTGTTTGCTGCTTTAGAGCACATAAAGCTGTGGGAAGGAAAAAAGATTATGGTTATGCCTTCTTTGATTGAGCTGGGGTCAGCTTCCTCTACACTGCATGTTCAGATAGGACGCAAGATAGGGGAGGTATGCGACATGGCCATTATCACCACTCAAGATGAGTTCCCTGCGCTTCTCAAGGGGGCAAAAGAAAAGGGCATGAAAGAAAAAGATATGTTCCTTTCTGAAAATCCAAAGGAGATTGCGGAAAAGATTCTCAAGATAGCAAAGAAAGAAGATGTTGTGTTGCTGGAAGGAAGAATACCAGCTGGTATTCTTCCTTTGCTTGAAGTATGA
- a CDS encoding alpha/beta hydrolase gives MMKEEILNIQGFQVGYKTAGEGPAVLILHGWGSSSASWQSVQVGLTQQGYEVIIPDLPGFGRSEKPKSPWGIEEYRVFVEEFVDALGLKEFYLLGHSFGGGLALAYTAKNPERVKKLFLVAAAIRREKSLRKHILRTAAKIGKFFSFLPFYALFRKAVYKYIIRTSDYPYQKGIMKDIYLKVIGQDLSPLLSEVKVPTVILWGEKDDVVSVEDAYFIKKHITDSKLTLFPEGDHDIEQKMPQAFTQKILEFLY, from the coding sequence ATGATGAAAGAAGAGATACTCAACATTCAAGGCTTTCAGGTAGGTTATAAAACTGCGGGAGAAGGTCCTGCGGTTTTAATTCTGCATGGATGGGGAAGTTCTTCAGCCAGCTGGCAGTCTGTGCAAGTTGGACTTACGCAGCAGGGATATGAAGTAATTATCCCAGACTTGCCAGGGTTTGGAAGGAGCGAGAAGCCAAAGTCTCCCTGGGGCATAGAGGAGTACCGTGTCTTTGTTGAGGAGTTTGTTGATGCCTTGGGATTAAAAGAGTTTTATCTTCTCGGCCACTCCTTTGGTGGGGGATTAGCTCTTGCCTATACTGCTAAGAATCCCGAGAGAGTAAAAAAGTTGTTTTTGGTGGCAGCCGCCATCAGAAGAGAAAAGAGTTTAAGAAAGCATATCTTGAGGACGGCAGCAAAGATAGGAAAGTTTTTCTCCTTTCTTCCTTTCTATGCACTTTTTCGCAAAGCAGTGTATAAATATATTATTAGAACAAGCGACTATCCTTACCAAAAAGGAATCATGAAAGATATCTATCTTAAAGTTATTGGTCAGGATCTTTCCCCGCTTCTTTCAGAAGTTAAAGTTCCAACTGTTATTCTCTGGGGAGAGAAAGACGATGTGGTTTCTGTGGAAGATGCCTATTTCATCAAAAAACACATTACAGACTCAAAACTCACTCTCTTCCCTGAAGGCGACCATGATATAGAGCAGAAAATGCCACAAGCTTTCACGCAAAAGATTCTTGAGTTTCTTTACTAG